A window of the Streptomyces luomodiensis genome harbors these coding sequences:
- a CDS encoding metallophosphoesterase has translation MAVTRDAAATGEGVGGTPAASAGGAAEGGLGSVGGAAGGGVAESGVGGAVKGGAAEAAASAGGAAEVSLGSVGGAAGGGVAGVDGVTEAAVSAGEAVEGSLGSVGGAAGGGVAEAGVAEAGVGGTAEAATSVGQVAEGGLGGSGGAADGEGADRVRGGGAGKGGAGGGALAVSRRLFVARTVAAAATTVAAGTVGYGAYTVLRGPRLKRITVPLAKLPRRAHGFRIAVVSDMHLGPILGRSHTQRVVETINRTHPDLIAVVGDLVDGSVADLGPAVEPLRRLSARYGSYFVTGNHEYYSGAAEWVDHVRELGLRPLENERTELPGFDLAGVNDVAGESEGHGPDFDKALGDRDPARASVLLAHQPVVIHDAVKAGVDLQLSGHTHGGQLWPGTYLAELANPTAAGLDRYGDTQLYVSRGAGAWGPPVRVGAPPDVTVVELASPRA, from the coding sequence CGGCGTGGGCGGGGCGGTAAAGGGCGGGGCGGCTGAGGCTGCGGCGAGCGCGGGTGGGGCGGCTGAGGTCAGTTTGGGCAGCGTGGGTGGTGCGGCTGGGGGCGGTGTGGCCGGGGTCGACGGTGTGACTGAGGCTGCGGTGAGCGCGGGCGAGGCGGTCGAGGGCAGTTTGGGCAGCGTGGGTGGTGCGGCTGGGGGCGGTGTGGCCGAGGCCGGCGTGGCCGAGGCCGGCGTGGGCGGGACGGCTGAGGCTGCGACGAGCGTGGGCCAGGTGGCTGAGGGCGGCTTGGGTGGCTCGGGTGGAGCGGCTGACGGCGAGGGGGCGGACAGGGTGCGCGGGGGCGGGGCGGGCAAGGGCGGTGCGGGCGGTGGCGCGCTTGCTGTCTCTCGGCGGCTCTTTGTCGCGCGGACCGTGGCCGCCGCGGCCACCACCGTGGCGGCCGGAACGGTCGGGTACGGGGCGTACACCGTCTTGCGCGGGCCGAGGCTGAAGCGGATCACCGTGCCGCTCGCCAAGCTGCCGCGCCGGGCGCACGGCTTCCGGATCGCCGTCGTCAGCGACATGCACCTCGGGCCGATCCTGGGCCGCTCCCACACCCAGCGCGTCGTCGAGACGATCAACCGCACCCATCCCGACCTCATCGCCGTCGTCGGCGACCTCGTGGACGGCAGCGTGGCGGACCTCGGCCCGGCCGTCGAGCCGTTGCGCCGACTGAGCGCCCGGTACGGCAGCTACTTCGTCACCGGCAACCACGAGTACTACTCGGGCGCCGCCGAGTGGGTGGACCATGTGCGCGAGCTGGGTCTGCGGCCCCTGGAGAACGAGCGCACCGAGCTGCCCGGCTTCGATCTCGCCGGGGTGAACGACGTGGCGGGCGAGAGCGAGGGCCACGGCCCCGACTTCGACAAGGCGCTCGGCGACCGCGACCCCGCGCGCGCCTCCGTGCTGCTCGCCCACCAGCCGGTGGTGATCCACGACGCGGTGAAGGCGGGCGTCGACCTCCAGCTGTCCGGCCACACGCACGGCGGTCAGCTGTGGCCCGGCACCTACCTGGCCGAGCTCGCCAACCCCACCGCCGCCGGTCTCGACCGGTATGGCGACACCCAGCTCTATGTGAGCCGTGGCGCGGGCGCCTGGGGTCCGCCGGTACGGGTCGGGGCGCCGCCGGACGTCACCGTGGTGGAGCTGGCCTCGCCCCGCGCCTGA
- the sdhA gene encoding succinate dehydrogenase flavoprotein subunit, with protein MKIHKYDTVIVGAGGAGMRAAIESTKRSRTAVLTKLYPTRSHTGAAQGGMAAALANVEEDNWEWHTFDTIKGGDYLVDQDAAEILAKEAIDSVLDLEKMGLPFNRTPDGTIDQRRFGGHSRNHGEAPVRRSCYASDRTGHMILQTLYQNCVKEGVEFFNEFYVLDLLLPEIDGVKRTAGVVAYELATGELHIFQAKSVIFASGGCGKFFKVTSNAHTLTGDGQAVAYRRGLPLEDMEFFQFHPTGIWRMGILLTEGARGEGGILRNKDGERFMEKYAPVMKDLASRDVVSRSIYTEIREGRGCGPQGDHVYLDLTHLPPEQLDAKLPDITEFARTYLGIEPYTDPIPIQPTAHYTMGGIPTNVQGEVLADNDTVVPGLYAAGEVACVSVHGANRLGTNSLLDINVFGRRAGIAAAEYAAKADFVELPEDPAGFVRDQVENLRDATGTERVTEVRKALQETMDKNVMVFRTEQTLKEAVEEIGHLRERYKNVSVQDKGKRFNTDLLEAIELGNLLDLAEVMAISALARKESRGGHYREDYPNRDDVNFMRHTMAYREVGADGSESIRLDYKPVVQTRYQPMERKY; from the coding sequence ATGAAGATCCATAAGTACGACACCGTCATCGTCGGCGCCGGCGGAGCCGGAATGCGCGCGGCCATCGAGTCGACCAAGCGCAGCCGCACCGCGGTGCTCACCAAGCTCTACCCGACCCGCTCCCACACCGGCGCGGCGCAGGGCGGCATGGCCGCCGCCCTCGCCAACGTCGAGGAGGACAACTGGGAGTGGCACACCTTCGACACCATCAAGGGCGGTGACTACCTGGTCGACCAGGACGCCGCCGAGATCCTGGCGAAGGAGGCCATCGACTCCGTCCTCGACCTGGAGAAGATGGGCCTGCCGTTCAACCGCACCCCGGACGGCACCATCGACCAGCGCCGCTTCGGCGGCCACAGCCGCAACCACGGCGAGGCCCCGGTCCGCCGGTCCTGCTACGCCTCGGACCGCACCGGCCACATGATCCTCCAGACGCTGTACCAGAACTGCGTCAAGGAGGGTGTGGAGTTCTTCAACGAGTTCTACGTCCTGGACCTGCTGCTCCCCGAGATCGACGGGGTCAAGCGCACCGCCGGTGTGGTGGCCTATGAGCTGGCCACCGGTGAGCTGCACATCTTCCAGGCGAAGTCCGTCATCTTCGCCTCGGGCGGCTGCGGCAAGTTCTTCAAGGTGACCTCCAACGCGCACACCCTCACCGGTGACGGCCAGGCGGTCGCCTACCGGCGCGGGCTGCCGCTGGAGGACATGGAGTTCTTCCAGTTCCACCCGACCGGCATCTGGCGCATGGGCATCCTGCTGACGGAGGGCGCCCGCGGTGAGGGCGGCATCCTCCGCAACAAGGACGGCGAGCGCTTCATGGAGAAGTACGCGCCGGTCATGAAGGACCTCGCCTCGCGTGACGTGGTCTCCCGCTCCATCTACACGGAGATCCGCGAGGGCCGCGGCTGCGGTCCCCAGGGCGACCACGTCTACCTGGACCTGACCCACCTGCCGCCGGAGCAGCTGGACGCCAAGCTGCCCGACATCACCGAGTTCGCGCGGACGTACCTGGGCATCGAGCCGTACACGGACCCGATCCCGATCCAGCCGACCGCGCACTACACGATGGGCGGCATCCCGACCAACGTCCAGGGCGAGGTGCTGGCGGACAACGACACCGTCGTCCCCGGCCTGTACGCGGCCGGTGAGGTCGCCTGCGTCTCGGTGCACGGCGCCAACCGCCTGGGCACCAACTCGCTGCTCGACATCAACGTCTTCGGCCGCCGGGCGGGCATCGCCGCCGCGGAGTACGCCGCCAAGGCCGACTTCGTCGAGCTCCCGGAGGACCCGGCCGGGTTCGTCCGCGACCAGGTGGAGAACCTGCGCGACGCCACCGGCACCGAGCGGGTCACCGAGGTCCGCAAGGCGCTCCAGGAGACCATGGACAAGAACGTCATGGTCTTCCGCACCGAACAGACGCTCAAGGAGGCCGTCGAGGAGATCGGCCACCTGCGCGAGCGCTACAAGAACGTCAGCGTCCAGGACAAGGGCAAGCGGTTCAACACCGATCTGCTGGAAGCCATCGAGCTGGGCAACCTGCTCGACCTGGCCGAGGTCATGGCCATCTCGGCGCTGGCCCGCAAGGAGTCGCGCGGCGGCCACTACCGCGAGGACTACCCGAACCGCGACGACGTCAACTTCATGCGGCACACCATGGCGTACCGAGAGGTGGGCGCGGACGGCTCCGAGTCCATCCGCCTCGACTACAAGCCGGTCGTGCAGACCCGCTACCAGCCGATGGAGCGTAAGTACTGA
- a CDS encoding succinate dehydrogenase hydrophobic membrane anchor subunit, which produces MSAETTTPASDSVTGYDVDHPAPVIEPPRARTRKTPRATRTNFEMYGWLFMRLSGILLVVLVLGHLLIQLVLDGGVTKIGFAFVAGRWASPFWQAWDLIMLWLATLHGANGLRTIINDYAERNTTRLWLKALLYTAATFTIVLGTLVIFTFDPNIR; this is translated from the coding sequence ATGTCCGCCGAGACCACCACCCCCGCGAGCGACTCGGTCACCGGGTACGACGTGGATCATCCGGCCCCGGTCATCGAACCGCCGCGGGCCCGCACCCGCAAGACGCCCAGGGCGACCCGTACGAACTTCGAGATGTACGGCTGGCTGTTCATGCGCCTGTCCGGCATCCTGCTGGTCGTCCTGGTCCTGGGCCATCTGCTGATCCAGCTGGTCCTGGACGGCGGTGTCACCAAGATCGGCTTCGCCTTCGTGGCCGGCCGCTGGGCCTCGCCGTTCTGGCAGGCATGGGATCTGATCATGCTCTGGCTCGCCACGCTGCACGGCGCGAACGGCCTGCGCACGATCATCAACGACTATGCGGAGCGGAACACCACCCGTCTGTGGCTGAAGGCGCTGCTCTACACGGCGGCGACGTTCACCATCGTGCTCGGCACTCTGGTGATCTTCACCTTCGACCCGAACATCCGCTAG
- a CDS encoding VanZ family protein, with product MATAYLLPIKTAAALFPLLAIVLLLPTAVLLYRRYGVMSPGRTLSLYGFLYYLLTAYCMTIVPLPKQTTDMCERFALVAHPQWTPGNTFSDIWKEAHHKIDLNALILQNPAVAGAVFNLLLLLPLGVFLRYHFGRSLRSTAGIGFAVSLSFELTQWTGVWGLYNCPYRLFDVDDLIINTSGAVIGWLLAGPVARMLPTLETLDGRALAARPVPFGRRLTALVVDMAGYGVAAVFTAAVLAARGGAVPSWLPVAVFVVWFVLLPLATGATPGKRLLLLRLVADDGGPLVAWRLTLRALLLGALVMPFLSGLFLAVLTLLNEPWPSDLFTTVHDSGAQGMAAVLSALSPAQLLAVTAGFTLTAICVHKTLRHPDRLAPHDRVSGIRNATLPHKRAVRATDRSAPIAVEPVERAADDAPASDRERTPGTTVPAEGQRSATGSG from the coding sequence ATGGCCACCGCCTACCTTCTGCCGATCAAGACGGCCGCCGCCCTCTTCCCGCTGCTGGCAATCGTGTTGCTGCTGCCGACGGCCGTCCTCCTGTACCGCCGTTACGGCGTGATGTCCCCGGGGCGGACGCTGTCGCTCTACGGCTTCCTCTACTACCTGCTCACGGCCTACTGCATGACGATCGTGCCGCTGCCGAAGCAGACCACCGACATGTGCGAGCGGTTCGCACTCGTGGCCCATCCGCAGTGGACGCCCGGGAACACCTTCAGCGACATCTGGAAGGAGGCGCACCACAAGATCGACCTCAACGCGCTGATCCTCCAGAACCCCGCCGTCGCCGGAGCCGTCTTCAACCTGCTGCTGCTCCTGCCGCTCGGGGTCTTCCTGCGCTACCACTTCGGGCGCTCGCTGCGCAGCACCGCCGGCATCGGTTTCGCGGTCTCGCTGTCCTTCGAGCTGACGCAGTGGACCGGGGTGTGGGGCCTCTACAACTGCCCGTACCGCCTCTTCGACGTGGACGACCTGATCATCAACACCTCGGGAGCGGTGATCGGCTGGCTGCTGGCCGGGCCGGTCGCGCGGATGCTGCCCACGCTGGAGACGCTGGACGGACGGGCGCTGGCGGCCCGTCCGGTGCCGTTCGGACGGCGGTTGACCGCACTCGTCGTCGATATGGCCGGATATGGCGTGGCGGCGGTGTTCACCGCCGCCGTGCTGGCCGCGCGGGGCGGCGCGGTTCCGTCCTGGCTGCCCGTCGCGGTCTTCGTGGTCTGGTTCGTCCTGCTGCCGCTGGCCACCGGCGCGACACCCGGGAAACGGCTGTTGCTGCTGCGACTGGTCGCGGACGACGGCGGCCCGCTGGTGGCCTGGCGGCTGACCCTGAGGGCGCTGCTGCTGGGAGCGTTGGTGATGCCGTTCCTGTCGGGGCTGTTCCTGGCCGTGCTGACCCTGCTGAACGAGCCCTGGCCCTCCGACCTGTTCACCACCGTCCACGACTCGGGTGCCCAGGGCATGGCGGCGGTCCTCAGCGCGCTCAGCCCCGCCCAACTGCTCGCCGTGACGGCCGGGTTCACGCTGACCGCGATCTGCGTCCACAAGACGCTGCGTCACCCGGACCGGCTCGCCCCGCACGACCGCGTCTCGGGCATTCGCAACGCCACGCTCCCGCACAAGCGCGCCGTACGGGCCACCGACCGGTCCGCTCCCATCGCGGTGGAGCCGGTGGAGCGGGCGGCCGACGACGCACCGGCGAGCGATCGGGAGCGTACCCCGGGCACCACCGTTCCGGCGGAGGGTCAGCGGTCGGCCACCGGCTCCGGCTGA
- a CDS encoding succinate dehydrogenase iron-sulfur subunit, translating to MSTPTLEKSDQAPEAADATASHLITVTFRIRRFNPEVSDQAVWEDFQIDIDPKERVLDGLHKIKWDLDGTLTFRRSCAHGICGSDAMRINGRNRLACKTLIKDINPEKPITVEPIKGLAVLKDLVVDMEPFFQAYRDVMPFLITTGNEPTRERLQSAEDRERFDDTTKCILCAACTSSCPVFWNDGQYFGPAAIVNAHRFIFDSRDEGGEQRLEILNDKDGVWRCRTTFNCTEACPRGIEVTKAIQEVKRALITRRF from the coding sequence ATGAGCACCCCCACGCTTGAGAAGTCCGACCAGGCCCCCGAGGCGGCCGACGCCACCGCCTCGCACCTGATCACCGTCACCTTCCGGATCCGGCGCTTCAACCCGGAGGTCTCGGACCAGGCGGTCTGGGAGGACTTCCAGATCGACATCGATCCCAAGGAGCGCGTCCTCGACGGTCTCCACAAGATCAAGTGGGACCTGGACGGCACCCTGACCTTCCGCCGCTCCTGCGCCCACGGCATCTGCGGGTCCGACGCCATGCGGATCAACGGCCGCAACCGGCTGGCCTGCAAGACGCTGATCAAGGACATCAACCCGGAGAAGCCCATCACGGTCGAGCCCATCAAGGGACTCGCGGTCCTCAAGGACCTGGTCGTGGACATGGAGCCGTTCTTCCAGGCGTACCGCGATGTGATGCCCTTCCTGATCACGACGGGCAACGAGCCGACGCGCGAGCGGCTCCAGTCCGCCGAGGACCGTGAGCGGTTCGACGACACCACCAAGTGCATCCTGTGCGCCGCGTGCACCTCGTCGTGCCCGGTGTTCTGGAACGACGGCCAGTACTTCGGCCCGGCGGCGATCGTCAACGCGCACCGCTTCATCTTCGACTCCCGCGACGAGGGCGGTGAGCAGCGGCTGGAGATCCTGAACGACAAGGACGGCGTCTGGCGCTGCCGTACGACCTTCAACTGCACGGAGGCGTGCCCGCGCGGCATCGAGGTCACGAAGGCCATCCAGGAGGTGAAGCGCGCGCTGATCACGCGGCGCTTCTGA
- the sdhC gene encoding succinate dehydrogenase, cytochrome b556 subunit, translated as MPAGTLYRGREGMWSWVAHRVTGVLIFFFLFVHVLDTSLVRVSPEAYDDVVATYKNPVVNLMEYGLVAAILFHALNGLRVIAVDFWSKGAKYQRQMLWAVVGVWVVLMAGAFYPVLQHSLRELFGS; from the coding sequence GTGCCGGCTGGAACGCTGTATCGCGGCCGGGAAGGCATGTGGTCCTGGGTGGCTCACCGAGTCACCGGCGTCCTCATCTTCTTCTTCCTGTTCGTACATGTGCTGGACACCTCGCTGGTCCGCGTCTCGCCCGAGGCGTACGACGACGTGGTCGCCACCTACAAGAATCCCGTCGTGAACCTGATGGAGTACGGCCTCGTGGCCGCCATCCTGTTTCACGCCCTCAACGGCCTTCGCGTCATCGCCGTCGACTTCTGGTCCAAGGGGGCGAAGTACCAGCGCCAGATGCTCTGGGCCGTCGTCGGTGTCTGGGTCGTGCTGATGGCCGGTGCCTTCTACCCGGTCCTCCAGCACTCGCTGCGCGAACTGTTCGGGAGCTGA